A single region of the Kocuria rosea genome encodes:
- a CDS encoding sugar-binding transcriptional regulator → MHGDAELHHAAELYYVQGMTMEAVADRFGVSRPTVSRMLQAARERGIVRISLAAPPDAGHDLSHRLREAFGVTVHVAGTPRTATEPQRLESVARAAAGLLGDWFGDGMTLAVAWGITTSAIGGHLQPKATRDAVVVQMNGAVSARSTGAAQSSALLGQMSAAFGAALLPFPAPAFFDQEETRRLMWQESSVRRVLAVRNAADLAVFSVGAFRGPMISQVYTSGYLPEDALRELSAHRVVGDVCTVFLREDGTYADIDYNRRASGPTPMELRRIPRRLCVVAGDHKVPGVVGALRAGVVTDLLIDERTAASVVRHLFGR, encoded by the coding sequence ATGCACGGTGATGCCGAGCTCCACCACGCGGCGGAGCTGTACTACGTGCAGGGCATGACGATGGAGGCGGTGGCGGACCGCTTCGGGGTCTCCCGCCCCACGGTCTCGCGGATGCTGCAGGCCGCCCGGGAGCGGGGCATCGTGCGGATCAGCCTCGCGGCTCCCCCGGACGCGGGACACGACCTGTCCCACCGGCTCCGGGAGGCCTTCGGGGTGACGGTGCACGTGGCGGGCACGCCGCGCACGGCCACGGAGCCGCAGCGGCTGGAGTCCGTGGCCCGGGCCGCGGCGGGACTGCTGGGCGACTGGTTCGGGGACGGGATGACGCTGGCGGTCGCCTGGGGGATCACGACCTCCGCGATCGGGGGCCACCTGCAGCCGAAGGCCACGCGGGACGCGGTGGTCGTGCAGATGAACGGCGCGGTCAGCGCCCGTTCCACGGGGGCGGCGCAGTCCTCGGCGCTGCTCGGGCAGATGTCGGCGGCCTTCGGGGCCGCGCTGCTGCCCTTCCCCGCCCCCGCGTTCTTCGACCAGGAGGAGACGCGGCGGCTGATGTGGCAGGAGTCCTCGGTGCGGCGGGTGCTGGCGGTGCGCAACGCGGCGGACCTGGCGGTGTTCAGCGTGGGGGCCTTCCGCGGTCCGATGATCTCCCAGGTGTACACCAGCGGCTACCTGCCGGAGGACGCGCTCCGGGAGCTGTCCGCGCACCGGGTGGTCGGCGACGTGTGCACGGTCTTCCTGCGGGAGGACGGAACCTACGCCGACATCGACTACAACCGGCGGGCGAGCGGGCCCACGCCCATGGAGCTGCGGCGGATCCCGCGCCGGCTGTGCGTGGTGGCGGGGGACCACAAGGTGCCGGGCGTGGTGGGCGCCCTGCGGGCGGGCGTAGTCACGGACCTGCTCATCGACGAGCGCACGGCCGCGTCGGTGGTGCGCCACCTGTTCGGCCGCTGA
- a CDS encoding glycerol-3-phosphate dehydrogenase/oxidase, which translates to MQSTFPTATTRPEEFPTMAHPTLSSAERDRALAEFSDGPELDVLVVGGGITGAGIALDAVTRGLRTGIVEAQDWAGGTSQWSSKLVHGGLRYLQQLDFKLVSEALRERELLLDFLAPHLVKPVPFLYPLTHRFWERPYVTAGIGLYDALAHIGAKVATLPYQRHYSFKGVQRVFPDIKPGSMVGAVKYWDGQVDDARLVVTIVRTAVRYGALAANRTRAVSFPTDETGRVVGATVRDLETGAEHTVRAKTVIAATGVWTEQTQDLAHAEGGLKVLASKGIHIIVPRERIRGESGLILQTEKSVLFIIPWARYWIIGTTDTPYHQDLVNPVATAEDIDYVIDHANVVLDRPLTREDVIGTYAGLRPLLQPGTKKGGGDAQSTKISREHTVTEVAPGLITIAGGKLTTYRVMAEDAVDLALGEERAKAVPSVTDRTPLLGAEGYLALSHQAGSLGARHDWNEERVQHLLGRYGSAITEIAELVEDRPDLGRPLEGAPAYLRAEIVHACTHEGALHLEDIFDTRTRLTWEQARHGLDAVEEIADLAAEALGWDDRRRGAEVEAYRLRCAAEDEAARTPDDTAAAAARAAAPDVLELVRPSEA; encoded by the coding sequence ATGCAGAGCACCTTCCCGACCGCAACCACCCGCCCCGAGGAGTTCCCCACCATGGCCCACCCCACCCTCTCCAGCGCCGAACGGGACCGCGCACTCGCCGAGTTCTCCGACGGCCCCGAGCTCGACGTCCTCGTGGTCGGTGGCGGCATCACCGGCGCCGGCATCGCCCTGGACGCCGTGACCCGCGGACTGCGCACCGGCATCGTCGAGGCCCAGGACTGGGCCGGCGGCACCTCGCAGTGGTCCTCCAAGCTCGTCCACGGCGGCCTGCGCTACCTCCAGCAGCTCGACTTCAAGCTCGTCTCCGAGGCGCTGCGCGAGCGCGAGCTGCTCCTGGACTTCCTCGCCCCCCACCTCGTCAAGCCCGTGCCCTTCCTCTACCCGCTGACCCACCGCTTCTGGGAGCGGCCCTACGTCACCGCCGGGATCGGCCTCTACGACGCCCTCGCCCACATCGGCGCCAAGGTCGCGACCCTGCCCTACCAGCGGCACTACAGCTTCAAGGGCGTCCAGCGGGTCTTCCCGGACATCAAGCCCGGCTCCATGGTCGGCGCCGTCAAGTACTGGGACGGCCAGGTCGACGACGCCCGCCTCGTCGTCACCATCGTGCGCACCGCCGTGCGCTACGGCGCGCTCGCCGCGAACCGCACGCGGGCCGTGTCCTTCCCCACGGACGAGACCGGCCGGGTGGTCGGCGCCACCGTGCGCGACCTCGAGACGGGGGCGGAGCACACGGTGCGGGCGAAGACCGTCATCGCCGCCACCGGGGTCTGGACCGAGCAGACCCAGGACCTGGCCCACGCCGAGGGCGGGCTGAAGGTGCTCGCCTCCAAGGGCATCCACATCATCGTGCCCCGCGAGCGGATCCGCGGCGAGAGCGGGCTGATCCTGCAGACCGAGAAGTCCGTGCTCTTCATCATCCCGTGGGCGCGGTACTGGATCATCGGCACCACCGACACCCCCTACCACCAGGACCTCGTCAACCCGGTGGCCACCGCGGAGGACATCGACTACGTCATCGACCACGCCAACGTGGTCCTCGACCGGCCGCTCACCCGCGAGGACGTGATCGGCACGTACGCCGGGCTGCGTCCGCTGCTGCAGCCCGGGACGAAGAAGGGCGGCGGGGACGCGCAGTCCACGAAGATCTCCCGCGAGCACACCGTGACCGAGGTCGCCCCCGGGCTGATCACGATCGCCGGGGGCAAGCTCACCACCTACCGGGTGATGGCCGAGGACGCCGTGGATCTCGCCCTGGGGGAGGAGCGGGCCAAGGCCGTGCCCTCGGTCACCGACCGCACTCCGCTGCTGGGCGCGGAGGGCTATCTCGCGCTCAGCCACCAGGCCGGCAGCCTGGGCGCCCGGCACGACTGGAACGAGGAGCGGGTGCAGCACCTGCTCGGCCGCTACGGGTCGGCGATCACCGAGATCGCCGAGCTCGTGGAGGACCGCCCCGACCTGGGCCGCCCCCTGGAGGGGGCCCCGGCCTACCTGCGGGCGGAGATCGTGCACGCCTGCACCCACGAGGGCGCGCTGCACCTCGAGGACATCTTCGACACGCGCACCCGGCTCACGTGGGAGCAGGCCCGCCACGGTCTCGACGCGGTCGAGGAGATCGCGGACCTCGCGGCCGAGGCCCTCGGCTGGGACGACCGGCGGCGGGGGGCCGAGGTCGAGGCCTACCGGCTCCGCTGCGCGGCGGAGGACGAGGCCGCGAGGACCCCGGACGACACCGCGGCCGCCGCCGCACGGGCGGCGGCCCCCGACGTCCTGGAGCTCGTGCGCCCCTCCGAGGCCTGA
- a CDS encoding MIP/aquaporin family protein: MSNAVVQAVAPTVPISLSTVFWSEVAGTAMLILLGAGVVANVALPRSKGLGGGFLMVNFGWGLAVFAGVYVAWQSGAHINPAVTVGLWASGAEEYAPGVAVTLVSTLVYFAGELIGAFLGAVLAFLAYKKHFDEEIDAATKLGVFATGPAVRSYGWNVVTEVIGTFVLVIVILLFGNTPSEIGPLAVALLVVGIGASLGGPTGYAINPARDLGPRIAHAVLPIRGKGSSDWAYAWVPVVGPLIGAVLAGGFYQLYANVPA; the protein is encoded by the coding sequence ATGTCGAACGCAGTGGTACAGGCCGTCGCGCCCACCGTGCCCATCTCCCTGTCCACCGTCTTCTGGTCCGAGGTCGCGGGCACCGCGATGCTGATCCTGCTCGGCGCCGGCGTGGTCGCCAACGTCGCACTGCCGAGGTCCAAGGGACTCGGCGGCGGGTTCCTGATGGTCAACTTCGGCTGGGGCCTGGCGGTGTTCGCCGGCGTCTACGTCGCCTGGCAGTCCGGTGCGCACATCAACCCCGCCGTGACCGTGGGGCTGTGGGCCAGCGGCGCCGAGGAGTACGCCCCCGGGGTGGCCGTCACCCTCGTCAGCACGCTCGTCTACTTCGCCGGTGAGCTGATCGGCGCCTTCCTGGGCGCCGTGCTGGCCTTCCTCGCCTACAAGAAGCACTTCGACGAGGAGATCGACGCGGCGACCAAGCTCGGGGTCTTCGCCACCGGCCCGGCCGTGCGCTCCTACGGCTGGAACGTGGTCACCGAGGTGATCGGCACGTTCGTCCTCGTCATCGTGATCCTGCTCTTCGGCAACACGCCCTCGGAGATCGGGCCGCTGGCCGTGGCGCTGCTCGTGGTCGGCATCGGCGCGAGCCTCGGCGGGCCCACGGGCTACGCCATCAACCCCGCCCGTGACCTCGGTCCGCGCATCGCCCACGCCGTGCTGCCCATCCGCGGGAAGGGCTCCAGCGACTGGGCCTACGCCTGGGTCCCGGTCGTGGGCCCGCTCATCGGCGCCGTGCTCGCCGGCGGCTTCTACCAGCTGTACGCCAACGTTCCCGCCTGA
- the glpK gene encoding glycerol kinase GlpK encodes MSTDTKYVMAIDQGTTSSRAIIFDHRGTIVSTGQLEHEQIFPRAGWVEHDPMEIWRNVRKVVADAEASAEINARDLAAVGITNQRETTVVWDRTTGEPVYNAIVWQDTRTQKIAEELGGEVGPDRYKDRVGLPLASYFSGPKVKWILDNVDGARERAERGDLLMGNTDSWLVWNMTGGVDGGVHVTDVTNASRTMLMNLATLDWNEEICADMGIPTSMLPEIRSSSEVYGKGRTRGFLKDVPIAGILGDQQAAMFGQACFEKGMGKNTYGTGSFVLMNVGTEVVHSENGLLSTVCYKIGDQDAVYALEGSIAVTGSLVQWLRDNLGILSSAPQVESLAASVEDNGGAYFVPAFSGLFAPYWRSDARGALVGLTRYVNKAHIARAALEATAYQSREVVEAMNADAGVDITELKVDGGMTANELLMQFQADQLGVPVIRPEVTETTALGAAYAAGIAVGFWSGTEEVTANWAENKRWEPQMEDAERGRLFRNWQKAVTKTFDWVDEDVD; translated from the coding sequence ATGAGCACCGACACCAAGTACGTCATGGCCATCGACCAGGGCACCACGAGCTCCCGCGCGATCATCTTCGACCACCGGGGCACGATCGTCAGCACCGGCCAGCTCGAGCACGAGCAGATCTTCCCGCGCGCAGGCTGGGTGGAGCACGACCCCATGGAGATCTGGCGCAACGTCCGCAAGGTCGTCGCCGACGCCGAGGCCTCCGCCGAGATCAACGCCCGGGACCTGGCCGCCGTGGGCATCACCAACCAGCGCGAGACCACCGTGGTCTGGGACCGCACCACCGGGGAGCCCGTCTACAACGCCATCGTCTGGCAGGACACCCGCACCCAGAAGATCGCCGAGGAGCTCGGCGGGGAGGTCGGCCCGGACCGGTACAAGGACCGGGTGGGCCTGCCGCTGGCCAGCTACTTCTCGGGCCCGAAGGTCAAGTGGATCCTGGACAACGTGGACGGCGCCCGGGAGCGGGCCGAGCGCGGGGACCTGCTCATGGGCAACACCGACTCCTGGCTGGTGTGGAACATGACGGGCGGCGTGGACGGCGGGGTGCACGTCACCGACGTCACCAACGCCTCGCGCACCATGCTGATGAACCTGGCGACCCTCGACTGGAACGAGGAGATCTGCGCCGACATGGGCATCCCCACGTCGATGCTGCCCGAGATCCGCTCCTCCTCCGAGGTCTACGGCAAGGGCCGCACCCGCGGCTTCCTCAAGGACGTGCCGATCGCCGGCATCCTCGGCGACCAGCAGGCCGCGATGTTCGGGCAGGCGTGCTTCGAGAAGGGCATGGGCAAGAACACCTACGGCACAGGCAGCTTCGTGCTGATGAACGTGGGCACCGAGGTGGTGCACTCGGAGAACGGGCTGCTGAGCACGGTGTGCTACAAGATCGGCGACCAGGACGCCGTCTACGCCCTGGAGGGCTCCATCGCCGTGACCGGGTCCCTGGTCCAGTGGCTGCGCGACAACCTGGGCATCCTCTCCTCAGCACCGCAGGTCGAGTCCCTGGCCGCGTCGGTCGAGGACAACGGCGGGGCCTACTTCGTCCCGGCCTTCAGCGGCCTGTTCGCCCCGTACTGGCGCTCGGACGCCCGCGGCGCCCTGGTGGGCCTGACTCGCTACGTCAACAAGGCCCACATCGCCCGGGCCGCCCTGGAGGCCACGGCCTACCAGTCCCGCGAGGTGGTCGAGGCGATGAACGCCGACGCCGGGGTGGACATCACCGAGCTCAAGGTGGACGGCGGGATGACCGCCAACGAGCTGCTCATGCAGTTCCAGGCGGACCAGCTCGGGGTCCCGGTGATCCGCCCGGAGGTCACCGAGACCACGGCCCTCGGCGCCGCCTACGCCGCGGGCATCGCCGTCGGCTTCTGGTCCGGGACGGAGGAGGTCACCGCGAACTGGGCCGAGAACAAGCGCTGGGAGCCGCAGATGGAGGACGCCGAGCGCGGCCGGCTGTTCCGCAACTGGCAGAAGGCCGTCACCAAGACCTTCGACTGGGTGGACGAGGACGTCGACTGA
- the rpsD gene encoding 30S ribosomal protein S4: MANNTRARRQVRKSRALGIALTPKAEKYFERRPYGPGEHGRARRKADSDYAVRLREKQRLRAQYNIREKQMHIAYVEAKRQEGQTGENLVALLESRLDALVLRSGFARTMAQARQMVVHRHILVDGERVDRPSYQVKEGQLIHVHAKSEKMVPFQVAAAGAHQAVLPDTPGYLDVQIEKLQAKLVRKPKRAEVPVTCEEQLVVEYYARMA; the protein is encoded by the coding sequence GTGGCTAACAACACGCGTGCGCGCCGCCAGGTGCGCAAGTCCCGCGCCCTCGGGATCGCCCTGACCCCGAAGGCCGAGAAGTACTTCGAGCGCCGTCCCTACGGCCCCGGCGAGCACGGCCGTGCCCGCCGGAAGGCAGACTCGGACTACGCCGTCCGGCTGCGCGAGAAGCAGCGTCTCCGGGCGCAGTACAACATCCGCGAGAAGCAGATGCACATCGCCTACGTCGAGGCCAAGCGCCAGGAGGGGCAGACCGGTGAGAACCTGGTCGCCCTGCTGGAGTCCCGCCTGGACGCCCTGGTCCTGCGCTCCGGCTTCGCCCGGACCATGGCCCAGGCCCGCCAGATGGTCGTGCACCGCCACATCCTGGTGGACGGCGAGCGGGTGGACCGCCCCTCCTACCAGGTCAAGGAGGGTCAGCTGATCCACGTGCACGCCAAGTCGGAGAAGATGGTGCCCTTCCAGGTCGCCGCCGCCGGCGCGCACCAGGCCGTGCTGCCCGACACCCCGGGCTACCTCGACGTGCAGATCGAGAAGCTGCAGGCCAAGCTGGTCCGCAAGCCCAAGCGCGCCGAGGTCCCCGTGACCTGCGAGGAGCAGCTCGTGGTGGAGTACTACGCCCGCATGGCCTGA
- a CDS encoding DUF948 domain-containing protein: MTGGEIAGLLAAGVFAVLVLLLAVPILKLGKVFDELRLTIRSLNNETVPLIDEVTRTVSTTNSQLEKVDGITTNVSDASANVSALSSLVASTVGQPLIKVAAFSHGVRRAFTGDTAPHGSHRADRFGAADEQAPGAPGEDRP; this comes from the coding sequence ATGACCGGTGGAGAAATCGCAGGACTGCTCGCCGCGGGGGTGTTCGCCGTGCTGGTGCTCCTGCTCGCGGTGCCGATCCTCAAGCTCGGCAAGGTCTTCGACGAGCTGCGGCTGACGATCCGCTCGCTCAACAACGAGACCGTCCCCCTCATCGACGAGGTCACCCGCACCGTCTCGACCACCAACTCGCAGCTCGAGAAGGTGGACGGGATCACGACCAACGTCTCCGACGCCTCCGCGAACGTCTCCGCGCTGTCCTCCCTGGTGGCTTCCACCGTGGGCCAGCCGCTGATCAAGGTCGCCGCGTTCTCGCACGGCGTCCGCCGGGCGTTCACGGGCGACACCGCCCCGCACGGCTCCCACCGGGCCGACCGCTTCGGGGCCGCCGACGAGCAGGCCCCCGGCGCCCCGGGGGAGGACCGGCCATGA